The Acanthochromis polyacanthus isolate Apoly-LR-REF ecotype Palm Island chromosome 17, KAUST_Apoly_ChrSc, whole genome shotgun sequence genome has a window encoding:
- the pgk1 gene encoding phosphoglycerate kinase 1 — MSLSNKLTLDKVDVNGKRVIMRVDFNVPMKDKQITNNQRIKAAVPSIQHCLDNGAKSVVLMSHLGRPDGNFMPEKYSLEPVAAELKTLLGRDVTFLKDCVGAEVEAACANPNAGSVILLENLRFHVAEEGKGKDASGNKTKASQEQIDSFRASLSKLGDVYVNDAFGTAHRAHSSMVGVNLPQKAAGFLMKKELDYFAMALEKPQRPFLAILGGAKVKDKIQLINNMLDKVDEMIIGGGMAFTFLKVLNNMEIGTSLFDEEGAGIVKDLMAKAEKNGVKITLPVDFITADKFDEKAATGTATVAAGIPAGWMGLDCGPESSKAYAEAISRAKQIVWNGPVGVFEFDNFAQGTKNMMDKVVEVTKAGCITIIGGGDTATCCAKWNTEDKVSHVSTGGGASLELLEGKVLPGVDALSSV; from the exons atgtcTCTGTCTAACAAACTCACCCTGGACAAGGTGGACGTCAATGGGAAGCGGGTCATTATGAG aGTCGACTTCAACGTTCCAATGAAGGACAAGCAGATCACAAACAACCAGAG GATCAAGGCGGCCGTTCCCAGCATCCAGCACTGCCTGGACAACGGGGCCAAATCTGTGGTTCTGATGAGCCATTTGGGCCGCCCTGATGGAAACTTTATGCCTGAGAAATACTCTCTGGAGCCCGTCGCTGCTGAGCTCAAGACCCTGCTGGGGAG GGACGTCACCTTCCTGAAGGACTGTGTGGGTGCCGAGGTGGAAGCTGCCTGCGCTAACCCCAACGCCGGATCCGTCATCCTGCTGGAGAACCTCCGCTTCCACGTCGCCGAGGAGGGAAAAGGCAAAGACGCCTCTGGGAACAAG ACTAAGGCCTCCCAGGAGCAGATCGACTCCTTCAGGGCGTCTCTGTCCAAACTAGGAGACGTTTACGTCAACGATGCCTTCGGTACAGCTCACAGAGCTCACAG CTCCATGGTGGGAGTCAACCTGCCTCAGAAGGCAGCTGGTTTCCTCATGAAGAAGGAGCTCGACTACTTTGCCATGGCTCTGGAGAAACCTCAGAGGCCCTTCCTGGCCATCCTTGGAGG AGCGAAGGTGAAAGATAAGATCCAGCTGATCAACAACATGCTGGATAAGGTCGACGAGATGATCATCGGCGGCGGAATGGCCTTCACCTTCCTCAAAGTCCTCAACAACATGGAG ATCGGTACCTCCCTGTTCGACGAGGAGGGTGCTGGCATCGTCAAAGACCTGATGGCCAAAGCCGAGAAGAACGGCGTCAAGATCACGCTGCCCGTCGACTTCATCACCGCCGACAAGTTCGACGAGAAAGCCGCCACCGGCACCGCGACCGTCGCCGCCGGCATCCCGGCCGGCTGGATG GGTTTGGACTGTGGACCAGAGAGCTCCAAGGCCTACGCCGAGGCCATCTCCAGGGCCAAGCAGATCGTCTGGAACGGTCCAGTCGGTGTGTTTGAGTTTGACAACTTTGCCCAAGGAACCAAGAACATGATGGACAAAGTGGTGGAGGTGACCAAAGCCGGCTGCATCACAATCATCG GTGGGGGCGACACCGCAACCTGCTGCGCCAAGTGGAACACAGAAGACAAAGTTAGCCACGTTAGCACAGGAGGAGGCGCCagtctggagctgctggagg GTAAAGTCCTGCCCGGAGTCGACGCCCTGAGCAGCGTCTAA